TGACCGCCACCATGCTCCGCCGCAGCTGGATCGTCGCGCTGCTGCTCGCGACCGGCGGCGTCTTCGCCGGCTGGTTCGGGCCCATCCAGATCCTGCTGCCGGCCCAGGCCGCGCGCCTCGCCGAAGGCGACGGCAAGGAGGCGCTGCTCGCGCTCGTGACGGCCGTCGGCGCCGTCGCGTCGATCCTCGCCAACCCGCTGTGGGGCCTCATCTCCGACCGGATGTCGCTCGAGCGTCCGCGACGCCGCCCCGTCGTGCTCATGGGCCTCGCGATCGGCGTCGTCGGCCTCGTCGTGCTGGCCCTCGCATCCGACCCCGTCGTGATGATCGTCGGCTGGGTGCTCGTGCAGGTCGGCCTCAACGGCCCCTTCGCGGCGCTGCTCGCCATGATCGCCGACCGCGTACCGGCCCAGCGGCGCGGCTTCGTGGGATCGATGTTCGGCGTCGCGCAAGTGCTGGGCGTCGTCACGGGCACCGCCGTCGCCGTCGCGCTCGACGAGTCCGCGATCGGCTACGTCGCGCTCGCCGTCGCCGTGCCGCTGCTGCTCGTCGCGATCCTGCTGCTGCCGGAGCCCGCGGCGCGGACCGAGGCCGACGCCCCGGATGCTGCGGGGGCGGACGCGGACGCCGTCGCCGCGGTGCGCCACGGCATCCGCGACGTGCTCGCCGCGCTGCGCCCGACCGCGGCGTTCGCGTGGGCGTGGGCCATCCGCCTGCTCGCGAACCTCGTCAACGCGCTCGTGCTCATCTACCTGTACTACTTCCTCGCCGACGCCGTCGGGGTCGACGACCCGGGCGCCTGGGTGCTCGTCGTGACGCTCATCA
The Protaetiibacter sp. SSC-01 genome window above contains:
- a CDS encoding MFS transporter; translated protein: MTATMLRRSWIVALLLATGGVFAGWFGPIQILLPAQAARLAEGDGKEALLALVTAVGAVASILANPLWGLISDRMSLERPRRRPVVLMGLAIGVVGLVVLALASDPVVMIVGWVLVQVGLNGPFAALLAMIADRVPAQRRGFVGSMFGVAQVLGVVTGTAVAVALDESAIGYVALAVAVPLLLVAILLLPEPAARTEADAPDAAGADADAVAAVRHGIRDVLAALRPTAAFAWAWAIRLLANLVNALVLIYLYYFLADAVGVDDPGAWVLVVTLINVVVTVTGASIGGAWSDRIGRRKVFVVAAAVTLAAGCVVFALLPVLWAVLVAAVLISAGWALFVSVDVAIITQVLPSDRSTGSMLGVANVANALPQVIAPAIAAPIVTGLGGYPVMFLITAVISLLMLACLPRLRGVA